In Rhodamnia argentea isolate NSW1041297 chromosome 11, ASM2092103v1, whole genome shotgun sequence, one genomic interval encodes:
- the LOC115735671 gene encoding 30S ribosomal protein S31, mitochondrial — protein sequence MAMMQLFGAVARRATKMANRPSLASPISSLSSSSLPSPSSTVAPPPFPVLCGRGDKRTKKGKRFKGSYGNARPKKEKKIERIKDKVEVPRSTPWPLPFKLI from the coding sequence ATGGCGATGATGCAGTTGTTCGGTGCCGTCGCGAGACGAGCTACGAAGATGGCGAATCGACCGTCTCTGGCTTCTCCAATCTCTTCGCTGTCGTCGTCTTCGCTTCCTTCTCCATCGTCGACCGTAGCTCCTCCGCCGTTCCCGGTCCTGTGCGGGAGGGGCGACAAGAGGACGAAGAAAGGGAAGAGGTTCAAAGGATCGTACGGGAACGCGAggccgaagaaggagaagaagatcgAGCGCATCAAGGACAAGGTTGAGGTCCCCAGGTCCACTCCTTGGCCGCTTCCTTTCAAGCtcatttga